The genome window TGTATTCCAATCATCGAAGGAAACAGAGCATAACAGGTATGACGAAGTTGAAGCGTTTATTAAGAAATTAAATACTGTTAACCGCGATGATGCTTAGTGTTTTATTTACGGGGATAAGGGCCTTCACCTAAAGTTGGTGAAGGCTTTTTTCAATAAATATTCGAGAAAATAGGTTCATCGTGTATAGTTCTTCCAAAGTTAATTCATACTAAAACCACACCTGGTGATTTTTACACGTTTAGAGAAGAATTAGTAATGCAGGAAATGATATTATTGGCATTTTCTAAAGGCTTTTACTATTTGTGATGAGACTAAGTATCCATTTCATGTGTAGGGAAGATAATCATCATTAGAAAGCGAGGCAGCTTAGTATGAAAGCAACAGGAATTGTACGTCGAATTGATGATTTAGGTAGGGTTGTAATCCCCAAGGAAATTAGAAGAACATTGCGTATTCGTGAAGGTGACCCATTGGAAATTTTTGTTGATCGTGAAGGGGAAGTTATACTAAAAAAATATTCACCGATAAATGAATTAAGTCACTTTGCACAAGAGTATGCAGAGGCACTATTTAACTCTCTCCAGTTTCCGGTTTTAATCTGTGACCGTGATGAAGTTATTGCGATTGCTGGAGAATCAAAGAAAGACTATCTTAGTAAAAATATTAGTTCAGAGATGGCGAAAATAATTGAAAACCGTACACAGGTATTTGTAGAAGAAAACAGTGAATTTGCAATCATTGAAGGAAATGAATTGCAGTTTAATTCCTATTGTATTAGTCCTATAATTGCAAACGGAGATCCAATTGGTTGTGTTGTTATGTTTTCAAAAGAAGGTCAGCTTAGCAAGGTAGAACAAAAATCACTCGAAACAGCTGCAGGTTTCCTGGCAAAACAAATGGAATAATACTTAGAAAAGCAAAAATCAGGAGCTCACTGGTTTTTGCTATTTTTTTATGCAGATTAGGTTGCCAGACCTAACGATAAGGTGGATGCTCAGAAGCCAGTCGCACCGAAAATACACTACGCGCAACTTAGGGGAGCTGGTGAGCCTTCTTGTGCTAGCGCACTTCGTAGTCTAACCTAGGCTCTTCTTCCCGCAGGAGTCTCCGTGTATTTTCTCCGCTGGGTTGTGCGGTTTCCATTTATAAGTTGCGACAGTATTTATTCTTATCGCCGTTAATTTTAGTGGGGGACAGGAGGCTTCTGCCGTTGCCCTGAGTTACGCAACTGTTCAGAGCGGAAATCAACTTGTTTCCTATTTCGCAGTTTATATAATAAGCGACATAGCATTCAAAACGGGCTGTTATTGGTCAGCTCGTTTCACAAAGATACCGAATTTACCTTCCTGGTATGCTATAATATAGTGAAATTTGAATGTAGCGGAGAAGGTAGTTTATTATGGTGGAAAATGAATCGAATCGACTGGTTAAAGGCGCATTATTACTGACCTTTGCAGGATTAATCAGCAAAATTCTAAGTGCTGGATATCGAATACCATTGCAGAATTTAACAGGGGATATTGGTTTTTATATTTATCAGCAAATATATCCCATCCTCGGTATGGTCGTGATTCTGTCGTTGTACGGATTTCCATCGGCTATTTCAAAAATGATTGTTGATTTAGATGAAAATGGAAAGAAGCCATCCTTAACAGGGTTTTATTTGCCGATTTTCTCCATCCTTTCCGTCATTAATGGAATGATCTTTCTGTTCCTATTCTTTAATGCGGAATTGGTAGCAAATTGGGTAGGGGATGAAAGCTTGACTGAATCCTATCAGGCCGCAGCCTTTGCCTTTTTGCTTGTTCCCTTCACGTCATTGCTTCGAGGTGTCTTCCAAGGGAATTATTATATGAAGCCGACAGCCTTTTCTCAGGTTGGCGAACAATTTGTCAGGGTGTTTATTATTATTGCTGCAGCAATTGCTGTGTCGGCACAAGTGGTCAAATTATATTCGATTGGCCAGTTTGCAGCAATTGCCTCAATTGCTGGAGGAGGAATGGCGCTTGTGATCCTTGTTTACTACTTTGTTAGAAACAAGCCGTACTCCGTCGACCATACTGATATTCCTATTCACTATTATCTGAAGCAGATTATTGTATTTGGAATTGTTGCAGCATTGAATCATATGACATTACTGGTTATTCAGTTTGCTGATGCTTTCACGCTTATTCCGAGCTTAATGGAATTTGGATTAACACAAATGGAAGCGATGGAGGCAAAAGGAATATTTGATCGCGGACAGCCTTTAATCCAAATTGGAACAGTCTTAGGATCATCATTCGCATTAGCGCTTATTCCATCAATTTCCAAGCAAAAGCTAGAAGAAGACCCAATCACTTTTCATCATTACATACGCAGTGCATTAATGTTTAGCTTTTATTTAGCGGTTGGTGCAACGATTGGGCTTATTGCAATATTTCCGGAAACCAATCGTTTATTATTTGAAAATAATCAAGGAACCTTTGATCTGCAAATTCTCGTACTTTCTATTTTTCTTTGTTCTATCGCAATCACTGCGTCCTCCATTCTTCAAGGATTAGGTTTTATTAAACGAACTGCTGGCTTTGTTCTCGGTGCGCTTTTTGTAAAGTGGATTGCAAATCAATTATTCGTACCATGGTGGGGTGTGACAGGCAGTGCAATTGCAACGGTTTTAAGTTTGCTTGTATTATTCATTTTTGCTATGTTCGAATTAAAAAGGAAACTGCCAGATTTAAATTTATTCAAGCAAATTAAGTGGCGCGCACTATTAGTAGCGAGCCTTTCCATGATTGCTTATCTATTATTAATGGAATACTTATTATTAGGACTAGGTGATAACCTCGGTTCACGATTGTATTTATTAGGTTATGTTTTATTCGTGGCTAGTACAGGAGCATGTATTTTTCTAGTTTGTTTATTAAGGGGTGGGGCATTTTCAGAAGAACAATTGAAGATGCTTCCATTCTCAGCTATTTTAGTTCGTATTCATAAAGGGAGGAAGATAAATGAGTAAGATAGAAATTATTGGATTAGGCGCGGGGGATATTAATCAATTATCGATTGGGACTTATAAAAAATTAACTGAAACAAAGGCAACAGTATTTACTCGTACACTGGATCACCCAGTAATTAAAACGATTCAGGAAGCTGGAGTTCGCTTCCAATCCTTCGACAATATTTATGAAGAAGAAGAGCAATTCGCGACCGTTTATGAACGGATTGTTGCTAGATTGATTGAAGAAGCAAAGGCAACAGCAGAGGGAATCCTTTATACTGTTCCAGGTCACCCAATGCTTGCAGAGAAGGCAGTACAGCTTTTACTTGACCAGGGTGAGGTGGAGGTCGAGGTTGTTGGTGGGCAAAGTTATTTGGACGACCTATTTACATCTTTAAGAATTGACCCCATTGATGGATTCCAGTTCGTTGATGGCACTTCCTTTGAGCGAAGCCAGCTTAATTATCGTCAGCACATTATTTTCTGTCAGGTTTATGACCGCTTTATAGCGTCAGAAGTAAAGCTGGCATTGCTTGAGGATTTGCCTGCAGATTATGAGGTCGTTGTGGTCGAGGCAGCTGGAAGTGAGCAGGAAGTAATTACAAAGCTTCCATTGGAGGAATTGGATCATCGCTTGGAGGTCAGTAATCTAACAAGTGTCTATATTCCGCCGGCAGAGAATCACCTGTTGAATCATACCTTCTCGAATCTACGAGAAGTGGTCCGAGTATTAAGGTCGCCGAGTGGTTGTCCATGGGACCGAAAACAAACCCATGAAACGTTAAGAGAATATGCCGTTGAAGAGGTATATGAATTGCTTGATGCGATTGACCAGCAAGATGATGAAGGTATTATTGAAGAGCTTGGAGATATTCTTTTGCAAGTGATGCTTCATAGTCAAATTGGCGAAGACGATGGCTATTTTACCGTTGATGATGTTATTCGTGGAATAACAGGTAAGATGATCCACCGTCATCCACATGTATTCGGGGATCGTGATGTGTCCTCTGTTGATGAAGTGTTAACAAACTGGGAAGCATTGAAGAAGGAAGAGAAGGGTGAAACAAGACAATCTGTTCTCGATGGTGTTTCTAAGGGTATGCCATCACTTGCGAAGGCATATCAATTACAGAAGAAGGCTGCAAAAGTTGGGTTCGATTGGGAAGAAGTCCAGGAGATTTGGCAAAAACTAGATGAAGAATTAGCTGAAGTGAAAGAGGCAATTGAAGCCAATAATCAGCAAGAGGTCGAGAAGGAATTCGGTGATGTCTTATTTGTAATCGCCAACCTAACGAGGTATTATAAAATAAATCCAGAAATTGCCTTGAACCTTTCAAATCAGAAATTTATTTCCCGCTTTTCTTATATTGAGGAACAATTAGGGAACCAGGGAAAGGCAATAGAAGATGCAACATTAGAAGAAATGGATGCATATTGGGACCAAGCAAAAGAAAGAGAGTGATTGGGAGATGCGTTTAGATAAATTTTTAAAAGTGTCACGACTGATCAAACGTCGTACATTAGCGAAGGAAGTTGCAGACCAAGGGCGAATTTCCGTTAATGGAAACCAAGCAAAGGCATCAACCGTTCTGGCAACAGGAGATGAACTTGTCATTCGCTTTGGACAAAAACTAGTAACGGTTAAGGTAAATAATCTACGCGAAACCGTAAGAAAAGATGAAGCAGAAACAATGTACACAATTGTCAAAGAAGAACAAGTTCAGTAAAAGTCAATTGTAAATCGTTTATCCTGCCTGTAACGAGCGGGCAATAAGCCTCTTTGATGAAAGATTGTTTTCAAAAGTTTGTTGCTGCAAAAGTAGCAGATGGTGATGATAACTTGAAATGAAGTGCGAACTAAGCGCAATGTTATATTCTACTCCCGATAGTCGCACACCTTTGGTCAATGGAAGAAGCCTCCTGTCTTTCGCTTCATTCAATAGCCGTAAGAGAGTTTAATCCATCTTAGTTATAAGAACTGAATAATTAGTGGTAGACGTACAAAATCAGCGTAGGAAATACACGAAGACTCACCAGCCCCCCCTAAGGTGCGCGAAGTGTATTTCCGGAGCGGTCGGCCAGAAAGCAACCGCCATCCTAATTTATATCGAAATGAAATTCCCACTTAAATGAAGTTCCACTTTATTAGTTCTATACTTGTCCCTCCCTTCATAAAATTAATATGGATAAGGAGGGCTTTTATATGAACTATTATGAGAATAAAGAAATCACTACAAGAGCACAAACCGACCATAGCGTTAAGTTAAATAATCGTAAGAATTTGGAAATAACTGGTGTTAAAGAAGTTGATAGCTTTGATAATGAAGAGTTTTTACTGCAAACGGTCATGGGATATCTCATTATCCGTGGTCAAAATCTGCAGTTGAAAAATCTCGACGTTGCAGAAGGAATTGTAACGATTAAAGGTAAGATTTACGAGCTTTCCTATGTCGACGAAGATCAGCAGGAGAAAGCTAAAGGATTCTTTAGCAAGTTATTCAGATGACACTGAGCATCCAGTTCCTGACGATGGCCGCCATGGTTTTGAGTGGGTTTTATTTAGGATTAATTCAAGATACCTATCGTCGTTTCACACGATATTGGCAGAGACGAATCCTTTTAACCTATGTTATGGAAATTTGTTTTTGGCTAACACAGTCAATTATTCTATTTTACGTATTATACAGAGTGAATGCAGGGGAAATTAGGCTATATATTGTGATTGCATGTCTATTAGGATTTTCTATGTATCAAGTAGTCGCTGCCAATTTCTATAAGCGATTACTTGAACATTTAATTAGAATCTTCACGGCAATCTATAACTTTTTTGCTAAAGTTGTACAAGTACTTATTATTACGCCGATTCGATGGATTATCATCACTTTGTTTTTGATCCTCTTAACGATTATTAAGTTATTCGGAAAAATAATCTTCTTTATTCTGAAGTTAATTGCTGCTCCCTTTAAATGGATCGGATATGGCCTCTATCAGCTGCTCCCCGAAAAAGTTAAAAAGAATTTACACAAAATTGCAGGATTTTATAGTAGAATGAAGAATATATGTATAAAGTGGGCCAATTCTCTCAAGTTTAACAGGAGGTAGAGCAGATGTCATCAAGGGAAAAAACGGTTACAAGATTAGATTCGAGTTATATGCAACAATATGATGCATACATAGAAAGACAGAAAAGAAAAAAACAGCGGTTAATTCGTCGTCTTGTGTTATTTTCTATTGCTGTAGTTCTTATTATTGGTAGTTTGACCGCTTATCATGTTAAACAACGAATACTCCATGCAGAGACAGTTAAGCAATATGAATCTCTGGAAGAGAAAATTGACAACCTTGATAAAGAGGGAGCATATCTTAAAGAAGAGATTGAATTACTGAATGATGAAGAATACGTATTGGATATCGCGAGAACCAATTATTTCTTCTCAAAAGAAGGAGAACTAATCTTTAAAATCCCAACTGAGGATCCGTTATATTGACACTTTTGTAAGTGATTAATATACTATATAAGAATTACATTTAATCTTTTAAGGAGGAGCATTTTTTTTATGTCAATCGAAGTAGGCAGCAAGCTGCAAGGGAAGGTAACGGGTATCACTAATTTTGGTGCATTTGTCGAACTTGAGGCGGGTAAAACTGGTCTTGTCCATATTAGTGAGGTTGCTGATAGCTATGTTAAAGACATTAATGAACACCTTAAAGTTGGAGACGAAGTAACGGTTAAGGTTATTAATGTTGAAAAGGATGGCAAAATTGGCTTATCAATTAAGAAAGCAAAGGACCGCCCAGTTCGTAAAAAGAATCCAAAGGAACGTGCAGAGAATTTCGAATCGAAAATGAATCAATTTCTCAAAGATTCTGAGGATCGGTTAGCCTCTTTGAAGAAACACACGGAATCCAAACGTGGAGGTCGAGGTGCTAGAAGAGGATAGCAGCTGCTGTCTATGACTATGCTCTATTATATATAAGTTAACATTATGTGCACTAGGGGAAAATCCCTACTGCTAATAAAAGCAGGTACCAGCTTCGGTACCTGCTTTTATTATTATCTATCTTAAAATATATGAAAAAAGAAGTTAAAAGCATTCTCGCTTTTAACTTCTTTTAATTGATAGCGGCGGAGGGGATCGAACCCACGACCTCACGGGTATGAACCGTACGCTCTAGCCAGCTGAGCTACGCCGCCAAATTATTCAACAATTGCTATCATACAACAGGAGAATTATTGTGTCAATACTATTAGACAAAGAAAAAATAATGCAAAAATAACAATAATAGTTTTGGAAAAAGCAGCTTAGATAAAAACTCAGTACAAAGTAGAATCTACTATATTGCTAGTAGCAGGCAATCCTATCATGTCGCTTCGTGCGAAAAAGAGTAACAGTAATTCGAGTTTCGGCAGAAGATTATGGAAATCGGCAAAGAAATCTAACTTAAGTGTGACGCCTTCATACATTCCTTCAGCTAGATACATTTAGTTACAAGCCTAGATTCATACATGTGTTCGTGTTGAAACCTGTCCATTATATATAAAATGGTCGAACGATTTATTAGACACGCTCTGCTATTTTGACAAAATAAGAAGGCATCATGTGGTTTAATATCTAGAAAGATAGGAGTGATAGTAATGATGGATTCATTTCCAAGGGTGGAATCTAGAGACTTTGTTAAGGAGAAGACAAATCAAATAAGGAGGTTACGTAAATGGATTAGTTCAAAGGTGAAATCCATTCTAATAGATAGAGGGGTATTATATTTTATCGTAGGCTTTCTGTTAGGACGTGCAGTCATTCTTTCCGTTGTTTCCCCATTTGCGGTAGCTTTTATAGCAACGATGTGGTTTATTCATCGGGAAAAAAGTGCCAAGTCGATGATTGCTGTTTTATTAGGTGCATTAAGTTATTCTGTAACACATAGTATATTTATTCTTTTAGCGCTCATCATTTTTGTCTTTCTGGGGGCGCTGTTCAAAAATAAAAAGAATCAGCAGATAATCATTCCCATGCTCGTTTTTCTATCTACTGCAGTACCACGAGTATTTCTATATTCCCTGAATGATCAACTTACCTCTTATGAATGGATGCTATTAATTGTTGAGGGTGTCTTAGGAGCAGTCCTAGTATTAATCTTTATGCAAAGTATTCCTTTATTATCACCAAAAAGATATAAGCCCGCACTAAAAAATGAAGAAATTGTCTGCATGATTATTTTAATTGCCTCGATTTTGACGGGAATGATTGGCTGGGAAGCATATGGAGCATCCGTTGAACAAATATTTTCTCGCTATTTTGTATTGTTATTTGCATTTGTGGGCGGTGCAGCAATCGGATCTACGGTTGGGGTTGTTGCTGGATTAATTCTTTCGCTTGCTAATGTTGCGAATTTATATCAGATGAGTCTTCTTGCTTTCTCCGGTTTACTAGGTGGCTTATTAAAAGAAGGGAAAAAGTTAGGTGTCGCATCTGGGTTACTTGTAGGAACATTTCTAATTGGTATTTACGGTGGAACGACGACATTAATACCTTCAATTATTGAATCATCGGTTGCCATTATCTTCTTTCTCTTAACACCGGCTGCTTGGACAGGTAGTATTTCTCGTTATATACCAGGAACCGAGGAATATACAAAAGAGCAGGAGCTGTATTTACAAAAAGTTCGAAATGTAACTGCCAAAAGAGTGGAGCAATTCTCAGATGTATTCCAAGCTCTAGCGAAAAGTTTTCAGGTGACTGAAACTGACGTTCAGGATGACAATGATATGAAACGGGAGACAGATATTTATTTAAGCAGAGTAACGGAGAAGACATGTCAATCTTGTTTTATGAAGGATCGATGCTGGCAAAAGGAGTTTGACAAGACGTATTCCATGATGGAGGAGATG of Oceanobacillus zhaokaii contains these proteins:
- the spoVT gene encoding stage V sporulation protein T → MKATGIVRRIDDLGRVVIPKEIRRTLRIREGDPLEIFVDREGEVILKKYSPINELSHFAQEYAEALFNSLQFPVLICDRDEVIAIAGESKKDYLSKNISSEMAKIIENRTQVFVEENSEFAIIEGNELQFNSYCISPIIANGDPIGCVVMFSKEGQLSKVEQKSLETAAGFLAKQME
- a CDS encoding putative polysaccharide biosynthesis protein, giving the protein MVENESNRLVKGALLLTFAGLISKILSAGYRIPLQNLTGDIGFYIYQQIYPILGMVVILSLYGFPSAISKMIVDLDENGKKPSLTGFYLPIFSILSVINGMIFLFLFFNAELVANWVGDESLTESYQAAAFAFLLVPFTSLLRGVFQGNYYMKPTAFSQVGEQFVRVFIIIAAAIAVSAQVVKLYSIGQFAAIASIAGGGMALVILVYYFVRNKPYSVDHTDIPIHYYLKQIIVFGIVAALNHMTLLVIQFADAFTLIPSLMEFGLTQMEAMEAKGIFDRGQPLIQIGTVLGSSFALALIPSISKQKLEEDPITFHHYIRSALMFSFYLAVGATIGLIAIFPETNRLLFENNQGTFDLQILVLSIFLCSIAITASSILQGLGFIKRTAGFVLGALFVKWIANQLFVPWWGVTGSAIATVLSLLVLFIFAMFELKRKLPDLNLFKQIKWRALLVASLSMIAYLLLMEYLLLGLGDNLGSRLYLLGYVLFVASTGACIFLVCLLRGGAFSEEQLKMLPFSAILVRIHKGRKINE
- the mazG gene encoding nucleoside triphosphate pyrophosphohydrolase, encoding MSKIEIIGLGAGDINQLSIGTYKKLTETKATVFTRTLDHPVIKTIQEAGVRFQSFDNIYEEEEQFATVYERIVARLIEEAKATAEGILYTVPGHPMLAEKAVQLLLDQGEVEVEVVGGQSYLDDLFTSLRIDPIDGFQFVDGTSFERSQLNYRQHIIFCQVYDRFIASEVKLALLEDLPADYEVVVVEAAGSEQEVITKLPLEELDHRLEVSNLTSVYIPPAENHLLNHTFSNLREVVRVLRSPSGCPWDRKQTHETLREYAVEEVYELLDAIDQQDDEGIIEELGDILLQVMLHSQIGEDDGYFTVDDVIRGITGKMIHRHPHVFGDRDVSSVDEVLTNWEALKKEEKGETRQSVLDGVSKGMPSLAKAYQLQKKAAKVGFDWEEVQEIWQKLDEELAEVKEAIEANNQQEVEKEFGDVLFVIANLTRYYKINPEIALNLSNQKFISRFSYIEEQLGNQGKAIEDATLEEMDAYWDQAKERE
- a CDS encoding RNA-binding S4 domain-containing protein; amino-acid sequence: MRLDKFLKVSRLIKRRTLAKEVADQGRISVNGNQAKASTVLATGDELVIRFGQKLVTVKVNNLRETVRKDEAETMYTIVKEEQVQ
- the yabP gene encoding sporulation protein YabP, giving the protein MNYYENKEITTRAQTDHSVKLNNRKNLEITGVKEVDSFDNEEFLLQTVMGYLIIRGQNLQLKNLDVAEGIVTIKGKIYELSYVDEDQQEKAKGFFSKLFR
- the yabQ gene encoding spore cortex biosynthesis protein YabQ, which encodes MTLSIQFLTMAAMVLSGFYLGLIQDTYRRFTRYWQRRILLTYVMEICFWLTQSIILFYVLYRVNAGEIRLYIVIACLLGFSMYQVVAANFYKRLLEHLIRIFTAIYNFFAKVVQVLIITPIRWIIITLFLILLTIIKLFGKIIFFILKLIAAPFKWIGYGLYQLLPEKVKKNLHKIAGFYSRMKNICIKWANSLKFNRR
- a CDS encoding FtsB family cell division protein, translating into MSSREKTVTRLDSSYMQQYDAYIERQKRKKQRLIRRLVLFSIAVVLIIGSLTAYHVKQRILHAETVKQYESLEEKIDNLDKEGAYLKEEIELLNDEEYVLDIARTNYFFSKEGELIFKIPTEDPLY
- a CDS encoding S1 domain-containing RNA-binding protein, producing the protein MSIEVGSKLQGKVTGITNFGAFVELEAGKTGLVHISEVADSYVKDINEHLKVGDEVTVKVINVEKDGKIGLSIKKAKDRPVRKKNPKERAENFESKMNQFLKDSEDRLASLKKHTESKRGGRGARRG
- the spoIIE gene encoding stage II sporulation protein E — encoded protein: MMDSFPRVESRDFVKEKTNQIRRLRKWISSKVKSILIDRGVLYFIVGFLLGRAVILSVVSPFAVAFIATMWFIHREKSAKSMIAVLLGALSYSVTHSIFILLALIIFVFLGALFKNKKNQQIIIPMLVFLSTAVPRVFLYSLNDQLTSYEWMLLIVEGVLGAVLVLIFMQSIPLLSPKRYKPALKNEEIVCMIILIASILTGMIGWEAYGASVEQIFSRYFVLLFAFVGGAAIGSTVGVVAGLILSLANVANLYQMSLLAFSGLLGGLLKEGKKLGVASGLLVGTFLIGIYGGTTTLIPSIIESSVAIIFFLLTPAAWTGSISRYIPGTEEYTKEQELYLQKVRNVTAKRVEQFSDVFQALAKSFQVTETDVQDDNDMKRETDIYLSRVTEKTCQSCFMKDRCWQKEFDKTYSMMEEMKDDVTDGRNPNRKVMSRFENHCVKSKQVVEVMKEEMTYFEANRKLKQQVMESKRLVADQLQGVSEVMDDFAKEILKERQHHEQQEMQIIQALEHMGIELEKLDIYQLEKGNIDIEMTASFYNYRGEGAKLIAPVLSDILNEMIIVKQEDISPFPNGYSYLAFGSAREFIVSMGAANAAKGGGLISGDSYTTIELGAGKFAMAISDGMGNGQRAREESVETLRLLQQILQTGIQEKVAIKSINSILALRTTDEMFATLDLAVIDLHNAFVQFLKVGSIPSFIKRGNKVIRIEASNLPMGIIPEFDVDIVSEQLLSDDLLIMMSDGIFEGPMYIENSDLWMKRKIQEMVTDDPQEIADLLLEEVIRTRSGEIEDDMTVLVAKIEKNKPEWATVPVYRKKAL